The Saccopteryx leptura isolate mSacLep1 chromosome 5, mSacLep1_pri_phased_curated, whole genome shotgun sequence nucleotide sequence TGTTTGTGTACACGTGTGGAACTGCGCGTGCAAGCATAAACAGTGCCCATAGTCAGGGCTCCAGGCCTTTGTATggtgacttaaaaaaattctcatgCTACCCTTGCCTTTATGTGTTCCTTTTAAGAGCTGTctcggccctggttggttggctcagcggtagagcgtcggcctggcgtgcgggggacccaggtttgattcccggccagggcacataggagaagcgcccatttgcttctccccccctccccccctccttcctctctgtctctctcttcccctcccgcagtgaggctccattggagcaaagatggcctgggcgctggggatggctccttgacctctgccccaagcgctagagtggctctggtcaaggcagagcgaccccctggaggggcagagcatcgccccctggtgggcagagcatcgctcctggtgggcgtgccgggtggatcccagtcgggcgcatgcgggagtctgtctgactgtctctccccgtttccagcttcaggaaaaaaaaaaaaaaaaaagagctgtctCCACTTCCCTCTGTCccatagctctttttttttttttttttttttaacagagacagagagagtcagagagagggatagacagggacagacaggaacggagagagatgagaagcatcaatcattagtttttcgttgcgacaccttagttgttcattgattgctttctcatatgtgccttgaggggggggctacagcagactgagtaaccccttgcttgagccagccaccttgggtccaagctggtgagctttgctcaaaccagatgagcctgcactcaagctggcgacctcagggtcttgaccctgggtcctccgcatcccagcctgacgctctatccactgtgccaccgcctggtcaggctgtcccatAGCTTTTAATAAGGGGACAAGGAGACAGCAGTGAGCAAGCCTGGGATTGTGCCTGACCTATATATGGGAGGGGAAACTGATACCCTCAGCCAGTGGATGATCAGCTGAGGACAGCGCTTCCCCTCTGGTTGTTTTCACATGGGATTTAGTAGCTTTTCAGAGGGTCACCCCTTGCAGTCCGGCCTGGGATGAGATTCCAAATGGTACGTGGTGAGGGGTTGGTGTGTTGCAGTGACttctggctctgtggcctgtacACAAGTGTGGTCCTCACCTTCCCTATTGCCATGGAAACAGGGCTCTGGGTATGGACAGCTGGAATGGCAGTCTCTGAGCTGGTTAGGGGAATTCAAACTGCAGGTCAGAGTGAGAGCCCCGGCCCACCTCCTCCTGGCCCAGAAAGGGATAAGGATGACCCATCTTGATGACTCTGCCAGCTCCAAACACCTGAGGTTTTTATCTGGCACTCAGTACTTCTGATAGAGCTTCAGCTCAGCCCGCCAAGCCTCTGCCTCTGCAGCCCCTTGGTCACACCACCCCTTCCAGTCCAATGTGACTCAGTTGAAGACTTGGTGCACCAGTCTGGAGCCACACTCCTGGTACATGGCCCGGGTCATCCAGTGGCACTGGAAGTTATACAATGAGGCCATCATGGAGCCACCTGTCCACACTGCTGTGCCGCGCCCAGGCTTGGCCACCAGACGTGGCTGCAGTGCCCCGTTGCCATGCTGCTGGCACTGGgcttccagctccagctccaggcgCTCAGTGAAACCAGGGAAGAGTGTGGAGCCACCGGCCAGAACCACCGTGTCAGCCAGCCTCCTCCGGAGCGTTTCAGGAACCCTCTGCAGTGCCCAGAAGGCCAGTGTGGGCAGTCCTGGCTCGGCGTGGCCTAGCAGACCAGGCTGAAAGATGGGTTCAGGGCAGCGGAAGCGCTCGCTGCTGAGGCAGACAGAGCATCCATTGCCTACGGAGAATCTGGCTGGCTGGTGGCGGACAGGGTTACGGAGATCTCCCTCGAAGTCCAGCGACACGTAGCAGCAGCGCTTCTTGAGCCGTGTGATGGCCTTGCGGGGTAAGTTCTGCAGCGGTAGATCAGGGTCCGCTGCCACTAGCAGATCCCGCAGGTAGCGGGACAGGGTAGTGCCTGCCACCTCCAGCCGGAAGGTGGCCTTGTGCCAGGAGTGGCCTGCGTAGATGGGCGTGGCATGGCACACACCTGCGCCTGCCTCCACAGCCAGCCCACTGAACGCGCCAGTGGAGCAGAGAGCCAACAACGCAGTGCTGGCCATCTGGCACGCAGGCACCGCCAGGGCCTCGAACAGCAGCTCGGCCACCCTCTCGCGGCTTGATGGTGGCGCCGACGGCGAGTCGCTCACCAGCACGGGCCACTGTTCTGGGCACACCTGGAGACCTCCTACCAGCAGGCGCTCCCACAACCCCTCCAGCGCCTCCCAGTCCACCACCACACCATGCTTGATGGGGTGCGCCCGCGCCACGCCGCCCGCCAACTCACAGCCAGGGGACCCAGGCAGCACGGGCCTGTCCCAGCTGGGCACCAGGCTGGAGGTCTTAAGCTCCAGACGTGGCTGTTTCTCGCCCGCGAAGCCTGCCTTAGTGAAGCCCGAGCCCTGGTCCACCACGATGGCGATGCGGCCCAGTGAGGGCGGCCGGCGGACCCTGCGACTTCCCGATGCGGACGCCACCTTCTGGTCTCAGCTCCGTCCCCAGAGACTCTGTTCTGCCCCAGCTAGCCT carries:
- the ACTL10 gene encoding actin-like protein 10, with translation MASTALLALCSTGAFSGLAVEAGAGVCHATPIYAGHSWHKATFRLEVAGTTLSRYLRDLLVAADPDLPLQNLPRKAITRLKKRCCYVSLDFEGDLRNPVRHQPARFSVGNGCSVCLSSERFRCPEPIFQPGLLGHAEPGLPTLAFWALQRVPETLRRRLADTVVLAGGSTLFPGFTERLELELEAQCQQHGNGALQPRLVAKPGRGTAVWTGGSMMASLYNFQCHWMTRAMYQECGSRLVHQVFN